Proteins encoded together in one Chitinophaga varians window:
- a CDS encoding TonB-dependent receptor → MKQLMLLVLLSMAGTLHAQSLVTGTVTSKTNGRPLEGVTISVNQTGALTDRQGHFSVHLPKKGSYILQASYIGYKSYTTTIQSANNTQVADIVLEETGLLVKPVEISSLRAGKNAPFVNSTLTAADIKKGNLGQDLPQLLDQQPGVVTNSDAGTGIGYTGMRVRGSDITRINVTVNGIPINDAESQGTFFVNMPDFASSVSSIELQRGVGTSTNGAAAFGATLNLSTNEYREKAYGEISSSYGSFNSWKNTVKAGSGLINDHFTIDARLSKISSDGYIDRATSDLRSFYTSAAYISRKTAIRLNVFSGKEKTYQAWNGVPEALLKTNRTYNSAGTEKPGTPYDNETDNYQQDHYQLFLNQEINSSLNFNVALHLTRGRGYYENYKANKALADYGLPPYQHNGVTIDTTDLVQQLWLDNYFYGSVFSVNRTGNKFNWSLGGGWNRYTGDHYGKVIWAKAGIDKDHEYYRYPADKNDFNIYWKGEYKITEALRAFAELQYRNIAYNMDGFEAAPTYMPHVNYNFFNPKAGISYYLTPLSRVFASIAIAHKEPNRVDFESNYGVAQPKPEILRDVEAGYSWSNNIASLQANVYYMNYKNQLVQTGMLTDVGAYVRTNIPKSYRAGVEVSGNVKLSEIFTVGANAAFSQNKVLDYNAVAYDDNSVAHTQTYNKTDISFSPSFVGGYTLTARPLKGLTVDLIGKYVSRQYMDNTSSKIASLNPYYVNNLRFNYVVPQPLFRELGVQLLLNNIFDAKYEPNGSTYSSYDLQQNKVVYSNYYYPMAGFNFFVGVNVGF, encoded by the coding sequence ATGAAACAGCTGATGTTGCTGGTGCTGCTGTCTATGGCAGGCACTTTACATGCACAATCCCTGGTTACTGGTACCGTTACCAGCAAAACCAACGGTAGGCCACTGGAAGGCGTTACCATATCTGTGAATCAAACCGGCGCCTTAACAGACCGGCAGGGACACTTCTCTGTCCATCTCCCTAAAAAAGGAAGTTATATACTACAAGCCAGCTATATCGGCTACAAATCATACACCACAACAATACAATCCGCCAATAATACACAGGTGGCAGACATCGTTCTCGAAGAAACCGGTCTGCTGGTGAAACCGGTAGAGATCAGCAGTCTCCGTGCCGGTAAAAACGCGCCGTTCGTCAACAGCACGCTCACTGCCGCCGATATCAAAAAAGGCAACCTCGGCCAGGACCTGCCACAGCTGCTGGACCAGCAGCCCGGCGTAGTCACCAATTCTGACGCAGGCACCGGTATCGGCTATACGGGCATGCGCGTACGCGGCTCTGATATCACCCGCATCAACGTGACCGTCAACGGTATCCCCATCAACGACGCGGAATCGCAAGGCACCTTCTTTGTGAACATGCCCGACTTCGCCTCTTCTGTCAGCAGCATCGAACTGCAACGCGGCGTAGGCACGTCCACCAACGGCGCCGCCGCCTTCGGAGCCACGCTCAACCTCAGTACCAACGAATACCGCGAGAAAGCCTATGGCGAAATCAGCAGCAGCTACGGTTCGTTCAACAGCTGGAAAAACACCGTCAAAGCCGGTTCCGGCCTCATCAACGACCACTTCACCATCGACGCGCGCCTCTCTAAAATCTCCTCCGACGGATATATAGACCGCGCCACCTCCGATCTCCGCTCGTTCTACACCTCCGCGGCCTACATTTCGCGGAAAACAGCCATCCGCCTCAACGTTTTTTCCGGTAAAGAAAAAACCTACCAGGCGTGGAACGGCGTGCCGGAAGCACTGCTCAAAACAAACCGTACCTACAACTCCGCCGGCACCGAAAAACCAGGCACACCCTATGACAACGAAACAGATAACTACCAACAGGACCACTACCAGCTGTTCCTGAACCAGGAAATTAATTCCAGCCTTAATTTCAACGTAGCCCTCCACCTCACCCGCGGCCGTGGCTACTACGAAAACTACAAAGCCAATAAAGCCCTCGCGGATTATGGTCTGCCTCCATACCAACACAACGGCGTTACCATAGATACCACCGACCTCGTGCAACAACTATGGCTCGACAACTACTTCTACGGCAGCGTATTCTCCGTAAACCGTACCGGCAACAAATTCAACTGGAGCCTGGGCGGCGGCTGGAACCGCTACACCGGCGACCACTACGGTAAAGTGATATGGGCCAAAGCCGGCATCGACAAAGACCATGAATACTACCGTTACCCCGCCGATAAAAACGATTTCAATATCTACTGGAAAGGAGAATATAAAATCACCGAAGCACTGCGCGCCTTCGCCGAACTGCAATACCGCAACATCGCGTACAACATGGACGGCTTCGAAGCTGCTCCCACCTATATGCCGCACGTGAACTACAACTTCTTCAATCCCAAAGCCGGTATATCTTATTACCTCACGCCGCTCAGCCGTGTGTTCGCGTCTATCGCCATCGCGCACAAAGAGCCTAACCGCGTGGACTTCGAATCCAACTACGGCGTAGCCCAGCCCAAACCGGAAATACTCCGCGACGTAGAAGCCGGTTACTCCTGGAGCAACAACATCGCTTCCCTGCAGGCCAACGTGTACTACATGAACTACAAAAACCAATTGGTACAAACCGGCATGCTCACCGATGTAGGCGCCTACGTCCGCACTAATATCCCGAAGAGTTATCGTGCAGGCGTGGAAGTGAGTGGCAACGTGAAACTAAGCGAGATCTTCACTGTCGGCGCCAACGCCGCCTTCAGCCAGAACAAAGTGCTGGACTACAACGCCGTTGCCTACGACGACAACAGTGTTGCCCATACCCAAACCTACAATAAAACAGATATCTCCTTCTCCCCTTCTTTCGTTGGCGGCTATACGCTGACTGCCCGTCCGCTGAAAGGACTGACCGTTGACCTGATCGGTAAATACGTCAGCCGTCAGTATATGGACAATACTTCCAGCAAAATCGCCAGCCTGAACCCCTACTATGTGAACAACCTGCGCTTCAATTACGTAGTGCCGCAGCCGTTGTTCCGTGAGTTAGGTGTGCAGCTGTTGCTTAATAATATCTTTGATGCGAAGTATGAGCCGAATGGTAGTACTTATAGCAGCTATGACCTGCAGCAGAACAAGGTGGTGTACAGCAATTATTATTATCCGATGGCAGGGTTTAATTTCTTTGTTGGGGTGAATGTAGGGTTTTAA